Genomic DNA from Oceaniferula marina:
TGAGCTGCATCTGCCTGATCGTCTTACTCGGCATGCTGCTCAGCAGAGGAATTGCCAAACAACCACCGCTTCAAATCCTCCGATCCGAAGAAATGCACTAAGCCCTCATCTGCAAAATCAGTACCGGGCGATTGAAGGTATTCAATCTTCCGTTGAAAGAAACGCGGGACCACCCGATAGCTAGACACCACCTAACACATCAAGATCATACACTCCACTTGCCAGCTCGCCTCCCTGCACAATTCGCGCACGTAAACCACCCTGCCCTTTCAGAAATTCATGCGTCCCAGGGGCACAGGCCTGATCCATCCAATAACAAGGAGCGCACTCGCACGAACCGGTCAGCTCCAGATCACCTAACGAAAATCGTTTATCGATCAGGGTATTCAAATCCACCCCCTCGACCACCACGTTTCTCCGGAAGGCTCTGGGGTGAAGATCACCTTTGACAATTTCATCGCGGACCCGCTCATACACTGCCCAATCGAACAATGTGATTTGCCCTTTGTAATCCGGCTTATAATCAAAAAACCGATCTCCCACGATGCCACTGCCGGCGACACATTCGATGGATTCGGCTTCCTCGATTGCGTAGTCCATGGCGCCCTTGCCGTGTCGTCCATAGTAATTATGGCCCGTCGAAATAAAGAGATGTTTGATCTGCACCTGCATGCCCTGAATGATGCCTTGGCAAAAAAATAAAAAAAGAGGCAATTTCGACATTTCGATTCTTGAACGATCCGGCCTTTCTGTTGGAGCCAAAGGATAAGCCCCCATGGAAAGACCATCTTCAAGCCGAGGTATCGGCAACGGATCGAGGCCAATCCGATCTGCCGGATATTCTGATATGATCCGGTCCTTCGTTGAAGGCAGCGATCTTGACTAAGCCAGAAGATCGCGCATTTCGCCATCGCTCAGGCCACTCATCATCGGCGTGCTTTCATCACTCATTTCACCTGTTGCCGCGCTGATCACTGAGCGTTTGCGTTCCTGCAAGCGGAGGATTTTTTCCTCCACGGTTCCGCGGGTGATGAATTTATAAATCGTCGAGGGTTTGGTTTGACCGATCCGGTGAATTCGGTCGGCAGCCTGGGCTTCAACCGCCGGGTTCCACCAAGGATCAAACAGCACCACGGTATCCGCAGCGGTCAAGGTAAGACCATAACCACCGGCTTTCAGACTGATCAAAAAGACCGGGGGGCCGTCCGGTTTCTGGAACCGTTTTACGACAGAAGAACGATCCGTCGTGGATCCATCAAGATAGCAGAAGTCGATATCCTCCCGGTCCAATTCATCCCGGATGAGAGAAAGCATCGACGTGAATTGGGAAAACACCAGCACCCGGTGGCCACCACGTTCAGCTTCATCCAATAGCTCCATCAATCGGGCCAACTTCGAGGAAACCTCCTGTAGACTTTGGCGCCCTAGTTGATCATCCAGTAAGCGAAGGTCACAGCATGTCTGCCGTAAGCGCAACAAAACCGTCAGCATCTGCATGCGACCAGCATCCGGCCCCGACTGCTTACGCAGGGCATCCACCTTCTCCACCCCCTGCCGAAGAATCGACTGATAAGTCTCTTTTTGCATCGGCGACGGGTCGCACCAAACCACACTCTCCATCTTCGGAGGAAGATCCTTGGCGACAAGCGACTTCGTCCTGCGTAACATAAAGGGCGAGGTGCGCCAGCGCAGGCGCTGCATCGCTGCCATGTCAGGGACTTCCGCTTGGCATGGCAATTCATAACGCAGCCGAAAATCCTCGCGCCCCCCCAGATAAGAAGGCATCAAAAATTGAAAAATCGACCACAGGTCACGCACGCCATTTTCCACGGGTGTGCCAGTGATTGCGATCCGGGCAGGCACATTCATCCTTCGTGCGGCTTTGGCGGCCAAGGTGTCCGGGTTGCGGATCGCACTCGCTTCGTCCAGCACCATCACGCCGAGCTTGATCCTTTCATATTGCTCGACATCTCGATCGAGAAGCGCGTAGCTGGTGATAATGATATCCGCCGCCTCCATCACCTCGAAGTAATCCTTACGCTTAGAACCATGCATGACCAAGACCGTCATATCCGGAACAAACTTGGCAGCTTCATCACGCCAGTTTCCTAACAAGGTCGCAGGACACACCACCAGTGCAGGCCCGGAAGCTTCAGCACCTCCATGAGCTTTCCATAACTTGACGACTGCCAGGGCTTGCAAGGTTTTCCCCAATCCCATGTCATCAGCCAGCAAGGCCGCACCACTTCCAGCTAATCTTCGGTAAAGCCACTGCACTCCCTCATACTGGTACTCGCGCAAAATACCCGTTAGATCATCCGGCAATGCAGGCACCGGATCTTCGTTCCTATACTTTTCGGATCCCTCCGCATAATAGTCCTGCAATCGCCCGAGGTAGGCCTCATGCTGCGCCCCCACCAGATACTGCCCTGACTCCTGGCGCGGGTCCGTATCCAGCAACAATCCCTCCATCACCTCCGCATCGAAATGAGACAGCACCGCTTTCCCTCCACGCGGCATGGCCATCGTCCGGCTTCCGGACATCAGAAGTTTGCGAACCGCATCCGAGCTCAGCGTCTGATCGCCACACTGCCAGGCGATGTCACAGGATAACCAATCCTCACCGTGGCCACTCACCTCGACATGAGGCACAATCCGCTCAACCCGAGATTCGACATGCGCCAGCTTCTCCTCGGTCTGGACCGACCACTTCTTTCGCAAGCCCGGAAGACGAACGGTCAAAAACTCAAGCACCTGCTCTTCACCGCGAAGAAAGAGCAAACCACTGGCGTCGAGCATCTGGAAGCCGACAGCCATCAACTCCGCGACCGCTGACTGCTCGAATTCCTCATTCCTAACCCACCACAGGTTGGGTTCCCCGGAGGAAATGGGAAACCCATTTCCAGCGGCCGACCGCGAAGGTTTGGCCTGGCCGAGTGGAACCTGGACATTTTCCGGGTACAGCCCACGAAGCTGCACCTGCAGAGCCCGAGTCGACCCCGCAATTTCCATTTGAATTTCAGGCACTGCCGCCTTGATACGCAGACCGCCGAGATCGTCTGGCAATTGGTACATCTCAGCGAGTGCCGGCAGCATTCCGATCAAGGCTTTGGTCTTCATCGGCTGCCAATCATCCGAAAGCACCGTATCCGTATCCGATGTATCAATCACCAAGCGTGAAACATCCGGAGCCCAATCCTCAAGCCAGTCGGCAAGAGCCGATCCAAGGGGAACCAATGACGAGCCCACCATGCGGATCCGACACTCCGAACCATCCAGATCCAGCTCCAATGCCGGCTTCAGACGATCCATCACAATCTCCACCGGCACTCCGGCCCGTGAAACCCTGCGGTGGCCGGCGAGAACCCGGTAAAACCCTGCCATTTGCTTCTCCCCCAGAGAAAGCATCGCGGC
This window encodes:
- a CDS encoding DEAD/DEAH box helicase, with the protein product MEITEQWIGKASGGRVFREARSLLKSRKLIQVSRKGDVFQGSFDIGRRPMRVTVKVLGPHEVRNHCGCSMARRSGALCEHATALMLAGIMDQAPVRPTDEQPQAQPSGQPLRELPGTVDVVPMEVALAPLFPEKGAGAIHLRRAEVVAEEETSVSDRALSRWLYEATGKVDAAMLSLGEKQMAGFYRVLAGHRRVSRAGVPVEIVMDRLKPALELDLDGSECRIRMVGSSLVPLGSALADWLEDWAPDVSRLVIDTSDTDTVLSDDWQPMKTKALIGMLPALAEMYQLPDDLGGLRIKAAVPEIQMEIAGSTRALQVQLRGLYPENVQVPLGQAKPSRSAAGNGFPISSGEPNLWWVRNEEFEQSAVAELMAVGFQMLDASGLLFLRGEEQVLEFLTVRLPGLRKKWSVQTEEKLAHVESRVERIVPHVEVSGHGEDWLSCDIAWQCGDQTLSSDAVRKLLMSGSRTMAMPRGGKAVLSHFDAEVMEGLLLDTDPRQESGQYLVGAQHEAYLGRLQDYYAEGSEKYRNEDPVPALPDDLTGILREYQYEGVQWLYRRLAGSGAALLADDMGLGKTLQALAVVKLWKAHGGAEASGPALVVCPATLLGNWRDEAAKFVPDMTVLVMHGSKRKDYFEVMEAADIIITSYALLDRDVEQYERIKLGVMVLDEASAIRNPDTLAAKAARRMNVPARIAITGTPVENGVRDLWSIFQFLMPSYLGGREDFRLRYELPCQAEVPDMAAMQRLRWRTSPFMLRRTKSLVAKDLPPKMESVVWCDPSPMQKETYQSILRQGVEKVDALRKQSGPDAGRMQMLTVLLRLRQTCCDLRLLDDQLGRQSLQEVSSKLARLMELLDEAERGGHRVLVFSQFTSMLSLIRDELDREDIDFCYLDGSTTDRSSVVKRFQKPDGPPVFLISLKAGGYGLTLTAADTVVLFDPWWNPAVEAQAADRIHRIGQTKPSTIYKFITRGTVEEKILRLQERKRSVISAATGEMSDESTPMMSGLSDGEMRDLLA
- a CDS encoding MOSC domain-containing protein, encoding MSKLPLFLFFCQGIIQGMQVQIKHLFISTGHNYYGRHGKGAMDYAIEEAESIECVAGSGIVGDRFFDYKPDYKGQITLFDWAVYERVRDEIVKGDLHPRAFRRNVVVEGVDLNTLIDKRFSLGDLELTGSCECAPCYWMDQACAPGTHEFLKGQGGLRARIVQGGELASGVYDLDVLGGV